GGCGGTCCGGTGTCCGGTGGTGGGCGGCATCGGCTGGTCATCGCGCGGGACAGTGGTGAGGTGACGTTGTGGCCCGGGTTGCCGGTGGGTGAGGTGATCCGGCGGTACGAGGAGGAGTACGGGGCGGCGGCGGCGCCGGTCGCGGAGGCTTCGGTGCCGTCGCCGCGGATCGACTCGGAGCAGACCTCGTTCATGTTGAGTCCGCCGGAGTGGTTGCAGGAGGCGGCGGACCGGGCGGGGATTGCGCGGGCGGAGCCGTCGGGGGGTGCGGGTTCCGAGGCTGCCGGGGTCCCTTCGGGCGCGGTGGCGTCCCGTGGCGGGGGCGAGGCGGCGTACGAGCCGACCGCCAATGACGGGGTGCCGGCCGGGGCGACGCCGTGGGCGGGGACGGATGTGAATTCCGGCGCGGACGAGCCGTCGGTGCCGTTGCCGGCGACGGTGTTCGCGCCGCCGCTTTCGGGGTCGGACGTGGAGGAGGGCGCGGCGGCGTCTTCGGGGGTGGCTCCGGAGGCGAAGACGACGTTGATGTCCGGGGGCAGTCAGCTGCCGAGGACGGCGATAGCGCCGGCGTTGGGGGAGGGTGCCGGGAGCATCGCCGACGCGCCGACGAGCAAGGCGCAGGTACGGCCGGGGGTTTCCAGGGCAGTGGCCGGTGCGCCGGCTGACGTGCCGTCCGCGCCTCCTGCGCCTCCCGCGCTGCCGGGGGCTTCTGGTGCGCCGGGTGGTGGGCTTGATCACGCTGCGACGATGCTGGCCGGTCCTGCTGTGGTGGGGCCGCCGGCTCCGCCCGGGCCGCCGCCGGCTCCTGGTGTGCCTGGGGGTGCGTCCGGGGGTGCCGGTGCGGGTGCCGGTGCTTCTGGTGGGCCGGGTGGTGGGCTTGATCATGCGGCGACGATGCTGGCGGGGCCTGCTGTGGTGGGGCCGCCGGCTCCGCCGGGGCCGCCGCCGGCTCCGCCGGGGCCGCCGCCGGCTCCTGGTGTGCCTGGGGGTGCGTCCGGGGGTGCCGGTGTTCCCGGCGCGCCGGGTGGCGGGCTTGATCACGCTGCGACGATGCTGGCGGGGCCTGCTGTGGTGGGGCCGCCGGCTCCGCCCGGGCCGCCGCCGGCTCCTGGTGTACCTCCGGGTCCGCCCGGGGTTCCCGGTGCTCCTGCGGCTCCTGGCGCGCCTGGTGTGGGCGCGCACCACGCCGCGACGATGCTGGCCGGTCCCGCTGTCCCGCAGCCGCCCGGCCCGCCCGGGCCGCCGCCCGGCGCGCCGCAGCACGGCCCGGCTCCCGTGGCGGCGCAGTCCGGCGTCCCCACGGTGGGTCCCGGCTACCAGGCCGTGTTGCGCTACCGCGCGCCCGACGGCTCCGAGCAGCAGCTGATCCGTCGTTCGGCGCCGGGTACGCCGCACCCGGAGTGGCAGATCCTGTACGAGCTGCGGGCGATGAACGTGCCGCCGCAGCAGGTGCTGGAGCTGCACACGGAGCTGGCGTCGTGTGAGCTGCCGGGTGGTTACTGCGCGCGGATGATCAGGGAGACGTGGCCGCAGGTGCGGATCACGAGCGTGGCCCCGTACGGCACGGATCACGCGAGCCGTCAGCAGGGCATGCGGCATCTGATCACCCACCAGAGTGAACTGCACCAGGTGGCGGACGGTCCGGCGCGCCCCGCGCCGGTGCGGGCGCCGCTGCCGCAGGTTCCGTTGCAGCCGGCGATCCCGCTGGAGGCGATCGCGCAGGAGCTGGCGGGGGCGTTCGGGCCGCAGGGCGTGTTCCGTTTCGAGCAGCGGGCGGTGTCCCGTCAGGGTGTGCCGGAGATCGTGGCGCAGACGCTGATGTGGTCGGGTCTGCCGGTGGACTTCGGGCCGTTCTTCTGGGCGCAGGCGGTGCCGGGTCAGCCGTTGCCGACGCTGGCGGAGCTTGCTGCGCAGCGGCAGGTGCAGGCGGCGTCGGACGCGGGTTCGTACCTGGTGGTCGGCAGTGACTTCGGCAAGGCGCTGTGCGTGCAGTACGGGACGGCGCACATCGTCGCGGTTCCGGTGGAGGCCGGTCCGGGCGGGGCGCCGGTGCCGCCGCAGTTCGTGAATTCGAGCCTGCCGCAGTTCGTGCGGTCGCTGGCGATGCTGGGTCAGATGTGGCGGCTGCGCCAGCATTTGACGCCGGAGCAGGCGGGGCGCTGGACCGTCGATTTCCAGGCGAATCTGGCGGGGCTGGACGGTGCGGCGCTGGCTTCGCCGGAGAGCTGGTGGTCGGTGCTGGTGGAGCAGATGTGGGACGGGCTGCTCTGATCGCAGCCGTCGGCAGGTGTGGCCGGGCCGGGACCCCCGCGAGGGGTTCCCGGCCCGGCCATTCCGGCTTCAGGGAGCAAATGGCGCATCCTTGACGGGAATCCCCGCGAGAGAGGCGCTTCCAGCATGAGTGCACCGATGACACCTCAGGGACCTCAGGGTTTGGCGACCGCGCGCGGTCGCGGTTACCGGACCGATCAGGTCGACCGGTATCTCGCGCGGCTGTCGGGCAGCCGGGACGAGGCCTGGGAGCGGGTGGCTCGGCTGACGGTCCTGGCGAAGCGGATGGAGGCGGAGGCGCAGCGGCTGCGGGAGGCGGTGGCCTCGCTGGCGCCGCAGACGTACGACGAGCTGAGCGAGCGGGCGCGGCGGATCCTGGCGCTGGCGCAGGAGGAGGGCGAAGCCGTACGGGGGGACGCGCGCGCGGACGCGGCGGCGACGCTGGGCGCGGCGGACGCGTACGCGGACCGGGTGGCGGAGCTGGCGCGGCAGGACGCGCACGCGGTGGTGGAGCAGACCGAGGTGCGGGCGCGGCAGGGGCTGGAGCGGGCGCAGCGCGAGGCGGACGAGGTGCGGGCCGGGGCCCGGGACGACGCGGCGCGGTGGCGGGCGGAGGCGCACGCGGCGCTGGTGGAGACGCGCCGGCGGGCGGACGTGCTGGTGGCGGAGCGGGAGCAGGAGCAGAGGGAGCGCCGGGAGGCGGCGGAGCGGGAGATCGCCGTACGGGAGGCGGACCAGGAGGCGCGGCTGTCGGAGCTGGAGCGGGACGCGCAGGCGCGGCTGGCCGAGGCGCGGCGGGCCTTCGCGGAGGCGGAGGAGGCGGCGCGGCACGGGCAGGAGGACGCCGAGGCCCGGGGGGCGGAGCTGGTCGCGGCGGCGCGGGCGCGGGAGGAGCGGGTGGGGCGGGAGACGGAGCGGGTCCTGCGGGAGCATGCGGCGGCGCAGGAGGAGATGCGGGCGCACATGAGTCATGTGCGGTCCAGCCTGGCGGCGTTGACGGGGCGGGCTCCTGCGGAGGGCTGACGGCTCCTGCGGAGGGCTGGCGCGGGTTCCCGTGCGGGGCGGGTGGGGTTGCCCGTGCGGGGCCGCCCCGCGGAGCGGCCCCGGCTGCGCCGGGCTTTGCGGGGCTCCGCCCCGCACCCCGCGCCTCAAACGCCGGCGGGGCTGGGGAGTGGTGCCTCAAACGCCGGCGGGGCTTGAGGGGGTGGCGGGACTGGTCGGGGCGGCGGGGCTTGAGGGGGCGGTCGGGGCTGGCGGGGTGGTCGGGTTGGCCGGGGTGGCGGGGCTGGTTTTGGCGGGGCCGGGTGGGGCGTCCGCGGCGGGGGCGTAGAGGTACGGGTCGCTGCGCAGGCCGTGGGAGGTGACCGTCACCGGGAAGGGGGCGGGCGGGGGGTTGGGGAGGGGGGTGGTGAGGGCGCAGGTCACGGGGTCGAGGACGGCCGGGACCGGGGTGTCGGCCACCGTGACGCGGGCGTCGTCGAAGCCGCCGCCCTCGATGGTGAGGATGCCGTCCGCGAGGGTGACGCGTGTGATCACCGGGTTGGCGCGGGTGGCCAGCTTGTTGACGAGGTAGGCACCCGCCGGGGCTCCGGTGAGGGCCCAGATCTCCCCGGGCAGGCGCGGGAGTCCGCCGCCCACGTCGGCGAGGAAGAAGAGGACGACGTAGAGCATCGTGACCGCGCCGAGTGCCACGTACTGGAGGTCGACCAGGTCCGTGCGGCCGCTGTCGTTCGCGATGAGTTCCCGCAGCGGCCGCCGGCCCGTGGTCGTGGGCCTGGCGGCCGGCTTGGCGAGGCTGCCGTTCTGCACGCGGATCCCGACGACCGTCTTGGCCCCGATCAGTGCCAGGTACGGGCCGCCCAGCAGCGGCAGGTACACCGTCGTCAGGTTGGACAGCGGGCCGTGTTCGCCCTGGAACCAGGCGACTCCGCCGCCCGCCGTCAGCCCGTAGGCGAGGCAGGTGAGCAGCAGCCACACCAGGATGACGGTCCAGGCCAGGGCGAGGGTGGTGGAGGTGGAGAGCCGGCCGTCGCGGCCGGTGATGAAGCCGGGGTGGTGGTAGAGCCGCAGGGCGGCCGGGCCGGCCAGGGCGGCGAGTAAGGCCAGGGCGAGGAGTGCGGATGTCATGGGTCCCCCGTGTGGTGGTGCCGGGCGGCGGGTCGCCCCCAGAGAGATACCCGTACGCCCCGAGCATGACAACTCGCGGGGGCTACTCCTGGCCCGGCAGGACGGGGAACCTGCGGGGCGCCACCGTCAGCAGGATCAGCAGCGCGGCCAGGGCGGCCACCGCCGCGCCGAGGAAGATGTGGTGCACGGCGGCGTTCACGGCGGCCCGCAGGTGGTCGGCGGCGGCCCGCGGGAGGAGTTCCGGCCGGTCCAGTGCCTTCGACACGTCGTCCAGGTGGTCCGGCAGTCCGGGAACGGGGGCCCGCGTCAGCCGGGCGGCGATGGTGGCGTTGGCGACGGCCCCCATGAGTGCCGCTCCCACGCTCTGGCCGACCTGACGGGAGAACAGGACGGAGGCCGTCGTGGTTCCCCGTTCCGCCCAGACCACCGTGGACTGGACCCCGGCGATCAGCGGGAGTTGGAAGAGCCCGAGGGCCGCGCCGAGCAGCAGCATGACCGTCGCGGCCTGCCAGGGCCGGGCCGGGTAGGGGAGCAGGGTGAAGGAGAACAGGACCACGGCGGCCAGGGCGACCCCGGTGGCGGCGGTGTCGCGGAAGCCGATGCGCCGGTAGACGTGCTGGGCGAAGGCGGCGGTGATGGGCCAGGTCAGGGTCATGGCGGAGGCGACCAGGCCGGCGTTGACCGCGCCGAGGCCGAGCACGGCCTGGGCGTAGGTCGGCATGAAGACCTGCGGGGCGGCCATGAGGAGGCCGAGGGCGGCCATGGCGAGGTTGACGGCGGCGATCGTGCGCCGGCGCCACACCCAGCCGGGCAGGATCGGTTCCTCGGCCCGGCGCTCCACCCGCACGACCAGGGCGGCCAGCAGTGCGCCGGTGGCCAGGAGTCCGAGGGAGGGCGCGGAGAGCCAGGGCCAGGCGACGCCGCCTTGGACGAGGGCGAACAGCACGACCCCGCCGCAGGCGAACACGCCGAGTGCGCCGGCCCAGTCGATGGGGCCCCGGCGCCCCGGCGACCGCACGGGTTCGGTGAGGTGGCGGGCGATGATCGCCAGTGCGGCGAGGGCGAGCGGCAGGTTGAGCAGGAAGATCCAGCGCCAGTCCGCGTAGGTGGCGATGACCCCGCCGACCGCGGGGCCGCCGACGGCCGAGGTGGCCCACACGACGGTCATCCGGGACTGGATGCGGGGGCGGTCCTTGAGGGGGTAGAGGTCGGCGGCCAGGGTCTGGACCGTGCCCTGGAGGGCGCCGCCGCCCAGTCCTTGGAGGATGCGGAAGGCGATGAGGGCGGCCATGTTCCAGGCGGCGGCGCACAGCAGTGAGCCGAGGAGGAACAGGCTGATGCCGATGAGCAGGACGGGCTTGCGGCCGTAGGTGTCGGAGAGCTTCCCGTAGACGGGGAGGGTGACGGTGCCGGCGAGTACGTAGCCCGCGAAGATCCAGGAGAAGACGGAGAACCCGCCGAGGTCGCCGACGATCTGGGGGACGGCGGTGGAGACGATGGCGCCGTCGAGGGCGACGAGGCCCATGGTCAGCATCAGCGCGGCGACGACGGCGGTCTTCGGCCGCCCGGGCGGGGCCGCCGCGGGCGCGCTTGCGGCCCCGGCCCGCCCCGCCTCGTCCGACTCCCCGGCCGCGTCCGACTCCCCGGCCGTATCCGGCTCTCCGGGCGCGTCCGACTTCCCGGTTCCGCCCGTCTCCCCGGGGTCAGCGGCCCTGACCGGTTCGCCGGCCGTGCCCGGCCGCCGGGGTCCCGCCGGTTCCCCGGCTCCCTCCGCCCGCCCCGCTCCCCCCGCCTCCCACGGATTGGCTGAAACGTTTCTCCTCAGACGGTTCCGCGCGCCCTCCCCAGGGCGGCCCCCCGCTCTCTCCCCCATGCCCACCGCAGTCCCCTCCACCATGCACGCGTGTGCGGGGAACACCCTCTCACCGGGCGTGCGCCGGCGGTATCCCCGAGACCCGCCGTCCCGAAGGATGAAAACCCCTAGGGGTTCCTCCACAGCCAGGGCGAGGGGTCTTTCGTCCCCGCGGAGGAGGTGCCGGTCTCCGGCAGGTCCTTAACTGAGTCATACGAGCGGGCCGGCCGGGGTGGGGGTAACCCCCGTACGGACACGGCGATGGGCACCAGTGCCCAGCGCACCCCCGTTCAACAGACTTGGGCCGGCGAGCTGCGCCGACCACCGACGAGGGGAAACACCGTGACAACGGCCATGACCGAAACCAGGCAGGGGGGCACTGGGGGGCATCCCGCCGTCGCGGCCCGGGCACGCGAGGTCGTCAAGGCGTACGGCTCGGGCGAGACCCGCGTCGTCGCCCTCGACCGGGTCGACGTGGACATCCACCGCGGCCGGTTCACCGCGATCATGGGCCCCTCCGGCTCCGGCAAGTCCACCCTGATGCACTGCCTGGCCGGTCTGGATACCGTGACCAGCGGCCGGATCCACCTGGACGACACGGAGATCACCGGCCTCAAGGACAAGAAGCTCACGCAGCTGCGCCGCGACAAGATCGGCTTCATCTTCCAGGCGTTCAACCTCCTGCCGACGCTGAACGCCCTGGAGAACATCACGCTCCCCATGGACATCGCCGGCCGCAAGCCCGACGCCCAGTGGCTGGCGCGGGTGGTGGAGACGGTGGGCCTCGCGGGCCGACTCAAGCACCGCCCGACCGAGCTGTCCGGCGGCCAGCAGCAGCGCGTGGCGGTCGCCCGCGCCCTCGCCTCCCGCCCGCAGATCATCTTCGGTGACGAACCCACCGGCAACCTCGACTCCCGCGCCGGGGCCGAAGTCCTCGGCTTCCTGCGCCAGTCGGTGGACGAGCTGGGCCAGACCATCGTGATGGTCACCCACGACCCGGTCGCCGCCTCCTACGCGGACCGCGTCATCTTCCTCGCCGACGGACGCATCGTGGACGAGATGGCGAACCCGAGCGCCGACCAGGTCCTGGACCGGATGAAGGACTTCGACGCACGCGGGCGGACCTCGTGACCGTCATGAAGACGGCGCGGCGCAACTTCGTCGCGCACAAGGGGCGCATGGCCCTCTCCGCCATCGCCGTACTGC
This Streptomyces sp. NBC_00539 DNA region includes the following protein-coding sequences:
- a CDS encoding SUKH-4 family immunity protein, coding for MVTFAQAQERAEEWINGDVPAYQHREVRVREFGLGFVVWSEDRAGGPVSGGGRHRLVIARDSGEVTLWPGLPVGEVIRRYEEEYGAAAAPVAEASVPSPRIDSEQTSFMLSPPEWLQEAADRAGIARAEPSGGAGSEAAGVPSGAVASRGGGEAAYEPTANDGVPAGATPWAGTDVNSGADEPSVPLPATVFAPPLSGSDVEEGAAASSGVAPEAKTTLMSGGSQLPRTAIAPALGEGAGSIADAPTSKAQVRPGVSRAVAGAPADVPSAPPAPPALPGASGAPGGGLDHAATMLAGPAVVGPPAPPGPPPAPGVPGGASGGAGAGAGASGGPGGGLDHAATMLAGPAVVGPPAPPGPPPAPPGPPPAPGVPGGASGGAGVPGAPGGGLDHAATMLAGPAVVGPPAPPGPPPAPGVPPGPPGVPGAPAAPGAPGVGAHHAATMLAGPAVPQPPGPPGPPPGAPQHGPAPVAAQSGVPTVGPGYQAVLRYRAPDGSEQQLIRRSAPGTPHPEWQILYELRAMNVPPQQVLELHTELASCELPGGYCARMIRETWPQVRITSVAPYGTDHASRQQGMRHLITHQSELHQVADGPARPAPVRAPLPQVPLQPAIPLEAIAQELAGAFGPQGVFRFEQRAVSRQGVPEIVAQTLMWSGLPVDFGPFFWAQAVPGQPLPTLAELAAQRQVQAASDAGSYLVVGSDFGKALCVQYGTAHIVAVPVEAGPGGAPVPPQFVNSSLPQFVRSLAMLGQMWRLRQHLTPEQAGRWTVDFQANLAGLDGAALASPESWWSVLVEQMWDGLL
- a CDS encoding cellulose-binding protein, with the protein product MATARGRGYRTDQVDRYLARLSGSRDEAWERVARLTVLAKRMEAEAQRLREAVASLAPQTYDELSERARRILALAQEEGEAVRGDARADAAATLGAADAYADRVAELARQDAHAVVEQTEVRARQGLERAQREADEVRAGARDDAARWRAEAHAALVETRRRADVLVAEREQEQRERREAAEREIAVREADQEARLSELERDAQARLAEARRAFAEAEEAARHGQEDAEARGAELVAAARAREERVGRETERVLREHAAAQEEMRAHMSHVRSSLAALTGRAPAEG
- a CDS encoding MFS transporter is translated as MLTMGLVALDGAIVSTAVPQIVGDLGGFSVFSWIFAGYVLAGTVTLPVYGKLSDTYGRKPVLLIGISLFLLGSLLCAAAWNMAALIAFRILQGLGGGALQGTVQTLAADLYPLKDRPRIQSRMTVVWATSAVGGPAVGGVIATYADWRWIFLLNLPLALAALAIIARHLTEPVRSPGRRGPIDWAGALGVFACGGVVLFALVQGGVAWPWLSAPSLGLLATGALLAALVVRVERRAEEPILPGWVWRRRTIAAVNLAMAALGLLMAAPQVFMPTYAQAVLGLGAVNAGLVASAMTLTWPITAAFAQHVYRRIGFRDTAATGVALAAVVLFSFTLLPYPARPWQAATVMLLLGAALGLFQLPLIAGVQSTVVWAERGTTTASVLFSRQVGQSVGAALMGAVANATIAARLTRAPVPGLPDHLDDVSKALDRPELLPRAAADHLRAAVNAAVHHIFLGAAVAALAALLILLTVAPRRFPVLPGQE
- a CDS encoding ABC transporter ATP-binding protein, with the protein product MTETRQGGTGGHPAVAARAREVVKAYGSGETRVVALDRVDVDIHRGRFTAIMGPSGSGKSTLMHCLAGLDTVTSGRIHLDDTEITGLKDKKLTQLRRDKIGFIFQAFNLLPTLNALENITLPMDIAGRKPDAQWLARVVETVGLAGRLKHRPTELSGGQQQRVAVARALASRPQIIFGDEPTGNLDSRAGAEVLGFLRQSVDELGQTIVMVTHDPVAASYADRVIFLADGRIVDEMANPSADQVLDRMKDFDARGRTS